One region of Brachybacterium saurashtrense genomic DNA includes:
- a CDS encoding arginine repressor, translated as MSDPRRALAQTKTSRQQRIVQLLTHQEVSSQSQLAQLLTAEGIEVTQATLSRDLVELQAEKVRGSAGSLVYRLPPEGGTTRPAVTTEGELLEARLPRLAEGLLVSAEASGNLVVVRTPPGGAQYLASALDRSVMPDVLGTIAGDDTVLLVSRDPAGGDRLAERLLDLAEGRRDTDGPEASPPAP; from the coding sequence ATGAGCGATCCCCGTCGGGCGCTCGCCCAGACCAAGACCTCCCGCCAGCAGCGCATCGTCCAGCTGCTCACCCACCAGGAGGTGTCGTCCCAGTCGCAGCTCGCGCAGCTGCTCACCGCCGAGGGCATCGAGGTCACCCAGGCCACCCTCTCCCGGGACCTGGTGGAGCTGCAGGCGGAGAAGGTGCGCGGCTCCGCCGGGAGCCTCGTCTACCGCCTGCCGCCCGAGGGCGGGACCACGCGTCCCGCCGTCACCACCGAGGGCGAGCTGCTGGAGGCGCGCCTGCCGCGCCTGGCCGAGGGTCTGCTGGTCTCCGCGGAGGCCAGCGGCAACCTGGTGGTGGTGCGCACCCCGCCCGGGGGTGCGCAGTATCTCGCCTCCGCCCTGGACCGCTCCGTCATGCCGGACGTGCTCGGTACGATCGCCGGTGACGACACGGTGCTGCTGGTCTCCCGGGACCCCGCCGGCGGCGACCGCCTCGCCGAGCGCCTGCTCGACCTCGCCGAGGGACGTCGGGACACCGACGGCCCCGAGGCCTCCCCGCCGGCCCCCTGA
- the argF gene encoding ornithine carbamoyltransferase — translation MPRHFLRDDDLSPAEQKEVLALALELADDRFAKRPLEGPRTVAVLFDKSSTRTRISFATGIAELGGSPLVMEAGSSQLGRGESIADTTEVLTRMVSAIVWRTFGQERIEEMAAHATVPVVNALTDEFHPCQILADLQTIAQHTGGLAAGEAALAGRSLAYLGDGANNMAHSYLLGGVTAGMDVRIAAPASHRPDPAVLARAEEIAARTGGAVTLTEDPRAAAAGASAVITDTWVSMGQEGEQGRGEATFAPYQVTEELMALSGGVFLHCLPAYRGKEVTGAVIDGPDSVVWDEAENRLHAQKALLTWLLEHPDEHTAAHARPAGERR, via the coding sequence ATGCCCCGTCACTTCCTGCGCGACGACGACCTGAGCCCCGCCGAGCAGAAGGAGGTGCTGGCCCTCGCCCTCGAGCTCGCCGACGACCGCTTCGCGAAGCGACCCCTGGAGGGCCCCCGCACCGTCGCGGTGCTGTTCGACAAGTCCTCCACCCGCACCCGCATCTCCTTCGCCACCGGCATCGCCGAGCTGGGCGGCAGCCCGCTGGTGATGGAGGCGGGCTCCAGCCAGCTGGGCCGCGGCGAGTCCATCGCGGACACCACCGAGGTGCTCACCCGCATGGTCTCGGCGATCGTGTGGCGCACCTTCGGGCAGGAGCGGATCGAGGAGATGGCCGCGCACGCCACGGTGCCCGTGGTCAACGCCCTCACCGACGAGTTCCACCCCTGCCAGATCCTCGCCGACCTGCAGACCATCGCCCAGCACACCGGGGGACTGGCCGCCGGCGAGGCGGCCCTGGCGGGACGGTCCCTCGCCTATCTCGGCGACGGCGCGAACAACATGGCCCACTCCTACCTGCTGGGCGGCGTGACCGCCGGCATGGACGTGCGGATCGCGGCCCCCGCCTCGCACCGCCCCGATCCGGCGGTGCTCGCCCGCGCCGAGGAGATCGCCGCGCGCACCGGCGGCGCCGTCACCCTCACCGAGGATCCCCGTGCCGCGGCGGCCGGCGCGAGCGCCGTCATCACCGACACCTGGGTGTCGATGGGGCAGGAGGGCGAGCAGGGCCGCGGCGAGGCGACCTTCGCCCCGTACCAGGTCACCGAGGAGCTGATGGCGCTGTCCGGGGGAGTGTTCCTGCACTGCCTGCCCGCCTACCGCGGCAAGGAGGTCACCGGCGCTGTCATCGACGGCCCCGACTCCGTGGTGTGGGACGAGGCGGAGAATCGCCTGCACGCCCAGAAGGCGCTGCTCACCTGGCTGCTGGAGCACCCCGACGAGCACACCGCCGCCCACGCCCGGCCGGCGGGGGAGCGACGATGA